In a single window of the Aminomonas paucivorans DSM 12260 genome:
- a CDS encoding HD domain-containing protein, translated as MTLTKDREKAWELLSAHNREEMHLRHALAVEGAMRHFARRAGEDEDLWGIVGLLHDLDWEETPDRHCAQAAIWLEEAGYPPEFVRAMQAHGWDITGVEPQSLLEKTLYTVDELTGFITAVALVRPSKSLQDLEVSSVKKKWKDKAFARGVNREVITRGAELLGEPLEGLIAETIQALRPLEAQIGLGA; from the coding sequence TTGACGCTCACGAAGGATCGGGAGAAGGCATGGGAACTCCTTTCGGCCCACAACCGGGAGGAGATGCACCTGCGCCACGCCCTGGCGGTGGAGGGGGCCATGCGCCACTTCGCCCGGCGGGCGGGGGAGGACGAGGACCTCTGGGGGATCGTGGGGCTGCTGCACGACCTGGACTGGGAGGAGACCCCGGACCGGCACTGCGCCCAGGCGGCGATCTGGCTGGAAGAGGCGGGCTACCCGCCGGAGTTCGTGCGGGCCATGCAGGCCCACGGATGGGACATCACGGGGGTGGAACCCCAGTCCCTCCTGGAGAAGACCCTGTACACCGTGGACGAACTCACGGGCTTCATCACCGCCGTGGCCCTGGTGCGACCCAGCAAGTCCCTCCAGGACCTGGAGGTTTCCTCGGTGAAGAAGAAGTGGAAGGACAAGGCCTTCGCCCGAGGGGTGAACCGGGAGGTCATCACCCGGGGGGCGGAGCTTCTGGGGGAGCCCCTGGAGGGCCTCATCGCCGAGACCATCCAGGCCCTGCGTCCCTTGGAGGCTCAAATCGGCCTGGGAGCTTGA
- a CDS encoding response regulator yields MSITLILADDHPLTREGLRAYLTREPEFRLLGDYADGDAAWKAMVEFKPRVALLDVRMPGQDGVSLARRIKQEGLPVTALMLTSYDAQPYVLASLKAGARGYVLKTSPAETLCRAIRVVAQGGLFLDSEVAEAMGGDAFVPEPISPREREVLVQAAQGLSSKEIAAKLYISERTVQTHLASIYDKVGAKNKTEAMLLALRYGLVTLEELLG; encoded by the coding sequence ATGTCCATCACCCTGATCCTGGCGGACGACCACCCCCTCACCCGGGAGGGCCTTCGGGCCTACCTGACCCGGGAGCCGGAATTCCGCCTCCTGGGGGACTACGCCGACGGGGACGCGGCCTGGAAGGCCATGGTGGAGTTCAAACCCCGGGTGGCCCTGCTGGACGTGCGGATGCCCGGGCAGGACGGGGTGTCCCTGGCGCGGCGCATCAAGCAGGAGGGGCTGCCCGTCACCGCCCTCATGCTCACTTCCTACGACGCCCAACCCTACGTGCTGGCATCCCTGAAGGCCGGGGCCCGGGGTTACGTGCTCAAGACCTCCCCTGCGGAGACCCTCTGCCGGGCCATCCGGGTGGTGGCCCAGGGGGGGCTGTTTCTGGACTCCGAAGTGGCCGAAGCCATGGGAGGAGACGCCTTCGTCCCCGAACCCATCTCCCCCCGGGAGAGGGAGGTCCTGGTGCAGGCCGCCCAGGGGCTCTCCAGCAAGGAGATCGCCGCCAAGCTCTACATCAGCGAACGCACCGTGCAGACCCATCTGGCCTCCATCTACGACAAGGTGGGGGCGAAGAACAAAACCGAGGCCATGCTGCTGGCCCTCCGGTACGGCCTGGTGACCCTGGAGGA
- a CDS encoding deoxycytidylate deaminase: MSDLRPGWDEYFLRIALVVASRSTCLRRHVGAVIVRDHYMVSTGYNGAPRGVPHCAEVGCLRERLGIPSGERHEMCRGSHGEINALSQAAAMGVSTAGGILYCTHEPCSFCTKALINGGIREMVFLNPYPDELARALRREAGVLSRQVSLEALSMEKEGPKAPEGTGREG; this comes from the coding sequence GTGTCGGACTTGCGTCCCGGCTGGGACGAGTACTTCCTCCGAATCGCCCTGGTGGTGGCTTCCCGGAGCACCTGCCTGCGTCGTCACGTGGGGGCGGTGATCGTCCGGGACCACTACATGGTGAGCACGGGGTACAACGGAGCGCCCCGGGGGGTGCCCCACTGTGCTGAGGTGGGGTGTCTCCGGGAGAGGCTGGGCATCCCCTCGGGGGAGCGGCACGAGATGTGCCGGGGCTCCCACGGGGAGATCAACGCCCTGAGCCAGGCCGCCGCCATGGGGGTCTCCACGGCGGGGGGGATTCTCTACTGCACCCACGAGCCCTGTTCGTTCTGCACCAAGGCCCTGATCAACGGGGGCATCCGGGAGATGGTGTTCCTGAACCCCTACCCGGACGAGCTGGCCCGGGCCCTGCGCCGGGAGGCGGGGGTGTTGTCGCGGCAGGTGTCCTTGGAGGCGCTGTCCATGGAGAAAGAGGGGCCGAAGGCCCCGGAAGGCACGGGAAGGGAAGGGTGA
- the hypF gene encoding carbamoyltransferase HypF, whose translation MPRIQLLVTGIVQGVGFRPFCARLARRLHLAGWVRNTSQGVAILLEGPEGALSTYRGALLTEAPPLARVRTLRDLPPEATPLEPEVFSILPSQSRERTEVLIPPDLTCCPACLRELRDPADRRYRYPFLNCTDCGPRYSLIRELPYDRPGTTMACFPQCEDCEGEYRDPTHRRFHAQPNACPACGPRVWLADREGHVLAREDEAIRQAREALTGGRILALKGLGGFHLACDPTRDAPVALLRERKRRPHKPFAVLVPDLEAAGRLVRLTPTSRDLLASPRGPIVLCPVREDGPLSPLVAPGQDTLGVFLPTTPLHHLVAEGFPALLMTSGNRGEEPLAAGNREALATLRDFADRFLLHDRDIHNPVDDSVVAPAGRRTILLRRSRGYVPEPLFLPRSGPSVFAAGAELKGAFALTAGEALFPGPYLGDLKQASVARRYKESAEKFLHLFRARPERTACDLHPLYVSTRLVRELFPDREPRKIQHHHAHLAALLADRELDEPLLGWVLDGTGYGEDGTVWGGELLFRDGGTFRRLGHLRAAPLPGGDRSVREPWRFAASLLRETFGEREGTARGETFFPSRGALLRLLPPVLRAPETPRTTSCGRLFDGVAALLGLREIVSYDGQAAMELEACARGAGKLPFLGEVREDRWVLDWRPAVEALAGRREGEGAPALAAAFHGGLAEALGDGARWAAKRTGGSRVGLTGGCFQNRRLLSLTCAALVRRGLEPVTHLRLSCNDEAVAAGQAWIVARETD comes from the coding sequence ATGCCCCGCATCCAGCTCCTCGTCACCGGCATCGTCCAGGGGGTGGGGTTCCGCCCTTTCTGCGCCCGCCTGGCCCGACGCCTGCACCTGGCGGGCTGGGTGCGCAACACCTCCCAGGGAGTGGCGATCCTCCTGGAGGGCCCCGAGGGAGCCCTTTCGACCTACCGGGGCGCCCTGCTCACCGAAGCCCCTCCCCTGGCCCGGGTCCGCACCCTCCGGGACCTTCCCCCGGAGGCGACTCCCCTGGAGCCGGAGGTCTTCTCCATCCTCCCCAGCCAGAGCCGGGAGCGGACGGAGGTCCTCATCCCCCCGGACCTGACCTGCTGCCCCGCCTGCCTTCGGGAACTCCGGGACCCGGCGGACCGGCGCTACCGCTACCCCTTCCTCAACTGCACCGACTGCGGCCCCCGGTACTCCCTCATCCGGGAGCTGCCCTACGACCGCCCCGGCACCACCATGGCCTGCTTCCCCCAGTGCGAGGACTGCGAGGGGGAGTATCGGGACCCGACGCACCGACGCTTCCACGCCCAGCCCAACGCCTGTCCCGCCTGCGGCCCCCGGGTCTGGCTTGCGGACCGGGAGGGACACGTCCTGGCCCGGGAAGACGAGGCGATCCGCCAGGCCCGGGAGGCCCTGACGGGAGGGCGCATCCTGGCCCTCAAGGGCCTCGGGGGGTTCCACCTGGCCTGCGACCCCACCCGGGATGCCCCGGTGGCGCTCCTGCGGGAACGCAAGCGCCGCCCCCACAAGCCCTTCGCCGTCCTGGTCCCGGACCTGGAGGCGGCGGGGCGCCTGGTCCGCCTCACCCCCACCTCCCGGGACCTGCTGGCCTCCCCCCGGGGGCCCATCGTCCTCTGCCCCGTCCGGGAGGACGGACCCCTGAGTCCCCTGGTCGCTCCGGGACAGGACACCCTGGGGGTCTTCCTCCCCACCACGCCCCTGCACCACCTGGTGGCGGAGGGCTTTCCGGCCTTGCTCATGACCAGCGGCAATCGGGGGGAGGAACCCCTGGCGGCGGGAAACCGGGAAGCCCTGGCGACCCTGAGGGACTTCGCGGACCGGTTCCTCCTCCATGACCGGGACATCCACAACCCCGTGGACGACTCGGTAGTGGCCCCGGCGGGACGGCGCACCATCCTGCTGCGCCGCTCCCGGGGCTACGTGCCGGAACCCCTCTTCCTGCCCCGATCCGGCCCCTCGGTCTTCGCCGCCGGGGCGGAACTGAAGGGGGCCTTCGCCCTGACCGCCGGGGAGGCCCTCTTCCCCGGCCCCTACCTGGGGGACCTGAAGCAGGCCTCCGTGGCCCGGCGGTACAAGGAGTCGGCGGAGAAGTTCCTCCACCTCTTCCGGGCCCGGCCGGAGCGCACGGCCTGCGACCTCCACCCCCTCTACGTCTCCACCCGGCTGGTGCGGGAACTCTTCCCGGACCGGGAGCCCCGGAAGATCCAGCACCACCACGCCCACCTGGCCGCTCTCCTGGCGGACCGGGAGCTGGACGAGCCGCTGCTGGGCTGGGTGTTGGACGGGACGGGGTACGGGGAGGACGGAACCGTCTGGGGGGGGGAACTGCTCTTCCGGGACGGGGGGACGTTCCGGCGCCTGGGACACCTTCGGGCCGCCCCCCTTCCCGGGGGGGACCGGTCGGTGCGGGAACCCTGGCGGTTCGCCGCAAGCCTCCTGCGGGAGACCTTCGGGGAACGGGAGGGGACGGCCCGGGGCGAGACCTTCTTCCCCTCCCGGGGAGCCCTCCTGCGGCTTCTTCCTCCGGTGCTTCGCGCCCCCGAGACCCCCCGCACCACCTCCTGCGGGCGCCTCTTCGACGGCGTCGCGGCCCTCCTGGGTCTGCGGGAGATCGTGTCCTACGACGGCCAGGCCGCCATGGAGCTGGAGGCCTGCGCCCGGGGGGCGGGGAAACTGCCCTTCCTCGGGGAGGTGCGGGAAGACCGGTGGGTCCTGGACTGGCGTCCCGCCGTGGAGGCCCTTGCGGGGCGTCGGGAAGGGGAGGGCGCCCCCGCCCTGGCGGCGGCGTTCCACGGCGGCCTGGCGGAGGCCCTGGGGGACGGGGCCCGGTGGGCCGCAAAACGGACGGGGGGTTCTCGGGTGGGCCTCACGGGGGGGTGCTTCCAGAACCGACGGCTCCTCTCCCTGACCTGCGCCGCCCTGGTCCGGCGGGGGCTGGAACCGGTGACCCACCTCCGCCTGAGCTGCAACGACGAGGCCGTGGCGGCGGGTCAGGCCTGGATCGTCGCCCGGGAAACGGACTGA
- the mmsB gene encoding multiple monosaccharide ABC transporter permease: protein MNTLKKLFGGEPRQFGMLFALVALVTFFQIRTGGLVLTSANLMNLLNGNAYILVLAVGMVLVIIAGHIDLSVGSVAAFSGIVVALALRDWGLPPWGGVVLCLVLGVLIGAWQGFWVAYVGIPAFVVTLAGMMLFRGANQFLGKSNTVPVPPEIQYLGGGYLPTHGADLGLNDPTLVLGALGILWLVAATLRARRQTLRLGGEVLPPRVEAVRLGLLGGVLAWLTYQFASGRPGTSFPVPGLILAALVLLYSFLAGRTILGRHVYAVGGNIQAAQLSGVETRWVTFLVMVNMSLLASLAGLLFIGRATASGPFDGVGWELDAISAVFIGGAAVSGGVGTVLGSVVGGLVMGVLNNGLQLMGVGTDATQIIKGLVLLAAVAFDIYNKRQGRPSLVGLLLRSPRHAVPSRAEPGGGGSEEPSGAGGPSPALRETWELLAVGAAVAVLAAALYLPGSGWRLGAGPEEGQVWAGAADGGSGFAPGSLVGVCLPQKTSENWVLAERLFREGLREAGFRGDVQFANGGVAEQQNQLSAMVARGAKVLVVGAIDGSQLGGQLREAREAGVRVVAYDRLLTNTPAVDYYVAYDNYKVGVLQGEALLEGLRRRKGHAPWGVEIFAGSPDDANSQVFYQGAMSVLQPRIADGTLVVRSGQVSFPKAATPGWKAENAQRRMDTLLAGVYAREPLHGVLAPNDTLARAVLTSARAAGKEVPVVTGQDAEVESIKSILRGEQYSTIHKDTGALVRRTLLTVSALQQGKAPEINDDRSCHNGVKVVPAYLLEPKIVTQENVRSAYEDDPVLRRIANP from the coding sequence TTGAACACCCTCAAGAAGCTCTTCGGCGGGGAGCCCCGACAGTTCGGCATGCTCTTCGCCCTGGTGGCCCTGGTGACCTTCTTCCAGATCCGAACGGGGGGGCTGGTGCTGACCTCGGCGAACCTGATGAACCTGCTCAACGGCAACGCCTACATCCTGGTGCTGGCGGTGGGCATGGTGCTGGTGATCATCGCCGGGCACATCGATCTGTCCGTGGGGTCCGTGGCGGCCTTCTCGGGGATCGTGGTGGCCCTGGCCCTCCGGGACTGGGGGCTTCCCCCCTGGGGCGGGGTGGTCCTCTGTCTGGTTCTGGGGGTTCTCATCGGGGCCTGGCAGGGGTTCTGGGTGGCCTACGTGGGGATCCCCGCCTTCGTGGTCACCCTGGCGGGGATGATGCTGTTCCGCGGGGCCAACCAGTTCCTGGGGAAGTCCAACACGGTCCCCGTGCCGCCGGAGATCCAGTACCTCGGCGGGGGGTATCTCCCCACCCACGGCGCTGACCTGGGGCTCAACGACCCCACCCTGGTCCTGGGGGCTCTGGGGATCCTCTGGCTCGTGGCGGCGACCCTTCGGGCCCGTCGCCAGACCCTCCGGCTCGGGGGGGAGGTGCTTCCCCCTCGGGTGGAGGCGGTGCGCCTGGGGCTTCTGGGCGGGGTCCTCGCCTGGCTGACCTACCAGTTCGCCAGCGGGCGGCCGGGGACGTCGTTTCCCGTGCCGGGGCTGATCCTGGCGGCGCTGGTGCTGCTTTACAGCTTCCTGGCGGGGCGCACCATCCTGGGGCGCCACGTCTACGCCGTGGGGGGGAACATCCAGGCGGCGCAGCTTTCCGGGGTCGAGACCCGGTGGGTCACCTTCCTGGTGATGGTGAACATGTCCCTCCTGGCCTCCCTGGCGGGGCTGCTGTTCATCGGTCGGGCCACCGCTTCCGGTCCCTTCGACGGGGTGGGCTGGGAGCTGGACGCCATTTCGGCGGTGTTCATCGGGGGGGCGGCGGTGTCCGGCGGGGTGGGAACCGTCCTCGGTTCGGTGGTGGGCGGCCTGGTGATGGGGGTGCTGAACAACGGGCTCCAGCTCATGGGGGTGGGCACCGACGCGACGCAGATCATCAAGGGGCTGGTGCTTCTGGCGGCGGTGGCCTTCGACATCTACAACAAGCGGCAGGGGCGCCCCTCCCTGGTGGGCCTGCTGCTTCGAAGTCCCCGGCACGCCGTTCCCTCCCGGGCCGAGCCGGGGGGAGGGGGATCGGAGGAGCCTTCCGGGGCCGGAGGGCCTTCCCCCGCCCTGCGGGAGACCTGGGAGCTGCTGGCTGTGGGGGCGGCGGTGGCGGTTCTGGCGGCGGCCCTCTATCTGCCCGGCAGCGGGTGGCGCCTCGGCGCTGGCCCGGAGGAGGGGCAGGTCTGGGCGGGGGCGGCCGACGGGGGAAGCGGTTTTGCCCCGGGTTCCCTGGTCGGGGTCTGCCTGCCCCAGAAGACCTCGGAGAACTGGGTCCTGGCGGAGCGTCTCTTCCGGGAGGGGCTTCGGGAGGCGGGGTTCCGGGGGGACGTGCAGTTCGCCAACGGGGGGGTGGCGGAACAGCAGAACCAGCTTTCCGCCATGGTGGCCCGAGGAGCGAAGGTCCTGGTGGTGGGGGCCATCGACGGCTCCCAGCTGGGGGGGCAGCTTCGGGAGGCCCGGGAGGCGGGGGTGCGGGTGGTGGCCTACGATCGCCTCCTGACCAACACCCCTGCGGTGGATTACTATGTGGCCTATGACAACTACAAGGTGGGGGTCCTGCAGGGGGAGGCCCTGCTGGAGGGGCTGCGGCGGCGCAAGGGGCACGCCCCCTGGGGGGTGGAGATCTTCGCCGGTTCCCCCGACGACGCCAACAGCCAGGTCTTCTACCAGGGAGCCATGAGCGTGCTCCAGCCCCGCATCGCCGACGGAACCCTGGTGGTCCGGTCCGGGCAGGTCAGCTTCCCCAAGGCCGCCACCCCAGGCTGGAAGGCGGAGAACGCCCAGAGGCGCATGGATACGCTCCTCGCGGGGGTCTACGCCCGGGAACCCCTCCACGGGGTCCTGGCCCCCAACGACACCCTGGCCCGGGCGGTGCTCACCTCGGCCCGGGCTGCGGGGAAGGAGGTCCCGGTGGTGACGGGGCAGGATGCGGAGGTGGAGTCCATCAAGTCCATCCTCCGGGGGGAACAGTATTCCACCATCCACAAGGACACGGGGGCCCTGGTCCGGCGGACCCTCCTCACGGTTTCGGCGCTCCAGCAGGGCAAGGCCCCGGAGATCAACGACGACCGGAGCTGCCACAACGGGGTCAAGGTGGTTCCCGCATACCTCCTGGAGCCGAAGATCGTGACGCAGGAGAACGTCCGCAGCGCCTACGAGGACGACCCGGTCCTCCGGCGCATCGCGAACCCCTGA